The Mesorhizobium sp. NBSH29 genome has a segment encoding these proteins:
- a CDS encoding thiamine phosphate synthase, which yields MRLDPFYLIVDSANWLERLVPLGVKLVQLRIKDMEQDALRFEIRRARIICAAYGCQLFINDYWQLAIEEKCTAVHLGQEDLAGADLGAIRNAGLQLGISTHDHAELDAALAAAPDYIALGPIYPTILKQLKWDPQGLDRIGEWKLRIGRKIPLVAIGGLTPERAQGVLEAGADSAAVVTDITLNANPEARTRQWLALAAEHRR from the coding sequence ATGAGGCTCGACCCGTTTTACCTCATCGTCGACAGCGCCAACTGGCTGGAACGGCTCGTGCCGCTTGGGGTCAAACTCGTACAATTACGCATCAAGGATATGGAGCAAGATGCACTGCGCTTTGAGATCCGCCGCGCCCGCATCATCTGTGCCGCCTATGGCTGCCAGCTGTTTATCAATGATTACTGGCAGCTCGCCATCGAGGAAAAATGTACGGCAGTGCATCTGGGCCAGGAGGACCTCGCGGGTGCCGATCTCGGTGCGATCAGAAACGCCGGCCTGCAACTCGGCATCAGCACGCATGACCATGCCGAACTGGACGCCGCGCTGGCAGCTGCGCCGGACTATATAGCGCTTGGCCCCATCTACCCGACCATCCTGAAGCAATTGAAATGGGACCCCCAGGGCCTCGACCGGATCGGTGAATGGAAATTACGTATCGGCAGAAAAATCCCGCTCGTCGCCATTGGCGGGCTGACGCCGGAGCGCGCGCAGGGCGTGCTGGAAGCCGGCGCCGACAGTGCTGCGGTGGTCACTGACATCACGCTCAACGCCAACCCGGAAGCGCGCACGCGACAATGGCTGGCGCTCGCCGCAGAGCACCGACGCTGA
- a CDS encoding hydroxymethylpyrimidine/phosphomethylpyrimidine kinase — translation MAGARRRAPTLIMPENGPFVLVVAGSDSSGGAGIARDIETLAQHGVRACLAVTALTVQTHEGVARVDLTPADLVEAQIRAALASNRVRAIKIGMLGNGENVAALARVLADNPHVPAVLDPVLVTTSGSALLAVDGVAALCADLMPKCTVVTPNLPELTLLAEAIVGAAAAGQEPPLRHRFAVPPLPHCVGARHNGEVGAMSFLSPVDLGRGGARRLTEWGTIDAPATSEHLPDVPALVQHQAAILLAAAPAVLVKGGHAIGTRAIDILFRSGQSPLPFTAARHDKTMRGTGCMLASAIAANLAGGRDLTDAIASAKAHVAGRFA, via the coding sequence ATGGCTGGCGCTCGCCGCAGAGCACCGACGCTGATCATGCCCGAAAACGGACCTTTCGTACTGGTAGTCGCTGGCTCGGATTCCTCCGGCGGCGCGGGCATTGCGCGCGACATCGAAACGCTGGCGCAGCATGGCGTGCGCGCCTGCCTCGCCGTCACGGCGCTGACCGTGCAAACGCATGAGGGTGTGGCGCGTGTCGACCTCACGCCTGCCGATCTGGTGGAAGCGCAGATACGCGCGGCTCTGGCCTCCAACCGGGTGCGCGCGATCAAGATCGGCATGCTGGGCAACGGCGAGAACGTGGCTGCGCTAGCCCGCGTGCTCGCGGACAATCCTCATGTGCCTGCCGTGCTCGATCCGGTTCTGGTGACGACTTCCGGCAGCGCCCTGCTGGCCGTGGATGGGGTGGCGGCTCTGTGCGCGGATCTGATGCCAAAATGCACAGTGGTAACACCCAACCTGCCGGAACTAACGCTTTTGGCGGAAGCGATTGTCGGGGCGGCAGCGGCTGGCCAGGAGCCCCCACTTCGGCACCGCTTCGCGGTGCCACCTCTCCCCCACTGCGTAGGGGCGAGGCATAACGGGGAGGTTGGCGCAATGTCCTTCCTCTCCCCCGTCGATCTGGGGAGAGGTGGCGCGCGTAGACTGACGGAGTGGGGGACGATCGACGCCCCCGCCACATCCGAACACCTCCCCGATGTTCCCGCGCTTGTCCAACACCAGGCCGCAATCCTGCTTGCCGCTGCCCCGGCAGTCCTCGTCAAGGGTGGCCATGCGATCGGCACCCGCGCCATCGATATCCTTTTCCGCTCCGGCCAATCGCCCCTGCCTTTCACCGCCGCGCGGCACGATAAAACCATGCGCGGCACCGGCTGCATGCTGGCGAGCGCCATTGCAGCCAATCTCGCCGGCGGTCGCGACCTGACCGACGCGATTGCAAGCGCCAAGGCGCATGTGGCGGGTCGGTTCGCATAA
- a CDS encoding CorA family divalent cation transporter: MQDISHLPLLAAANQAPGLVFAYRLHPDSSRAESLAASAIPDALAAQHGWVWLHVDLLDQRTPGWINKICALPPCARMVFEGHVSSLALAHEDGVVHGVMADLHGELARQSTRIGRLHFSVSEHLLVTGRRHPLQAVEEVHTAVAKGASTPPTNAFGLLEIIVAAFCRNTGQRLATATIVLDEVEDHLVTERLSDERANLKDVRRLAVSLHRPIGALAELFKEEDRAGWALGKNGHQALERIALRLNRLDQEVVTVNDRARLLQEEVAAELADESNRSLRALALISALLLPGTLIAGIFGMNTGGLPLAHAASGFLIAMLIGIGATAIFYGLLKRAGANLRF; the protein is encoded by the coding sequence ATGCAAGACATCTCGCACCTGCCATTGCTTGCCGCCGCCAACCAGGCGCCGGGTCTTGTCTTTGCCTACCGGCTTCATCCGGACAGCAGCCGTGCCGAAAGCTTGGCTGCCAGCGCAATCCCGGATGCGCTCGCAGCGCAACATGGCTGGGTGTGGCTGCATGTCGATCTGCTCGACCAGCGCACGCCAGGCTGGATCAACAAAATCTGTGCGCTTCCACCGTGCGCGCGAATGGTCTTTGAAGGTCACGTTTCAAGCCTGGCGCTGGCCCATGAAGACGGTGTCGTACATGGGGTGATGGCCGATCTGCATGGAGAGCTGGCGCGCCAGTCGACCAGAATAGGACGGCTGCATTTCTCAGTGTCGGAGCATTTGCTGGTCACCGGGCGGCGGCACCCGTTGCAGGCGGTGGAAGAAGTCCACACGGCAGTCGCAAAAGGCGCGAGCACCCCACCCACCAACGCCTTTGGGTTGCTGGAAATCATTGTGGCAGCCTTTTGTCGAAACACCGGCCAGCGGCTCGCCACCGCGACAATAGTGCTGGACGAGGTCGAGGATCATCTGGTGACTGAGCGCCTGAGCGATGAACGCGCTAACCTCAAGGATGTGCGCCGCCTTGCCGTGTCGCTGCACCGGCCCATCGGCGCGCTGGCCGAGCTCTTCAAGGAAGAGGATCGCGCCGGTTGGGCGCTGGGCAAAAATGGCCATCAGGCACTCGAAAGAATTGCCCTAAGGCTGAACCGTCTCGATCAGGAGGTCGTGACGGTAAACGACCGCGCCCGTCTCCTGCAGGAAGAGGTGGCCGCCGAACTCGCCGATGAATCCAACCGCAGCCTGCGCGCCCTGGCGTTGATCAGCGCCCTCCTTTTGCCCGGCACCCTCATTGCAGGTATTTTCGGCATGAACACCGGCGGACTGCCGCTCGCTCATGCCGCCAGCGGGTTCCTGATCGCCATGCTGATTGGCATCGGTGCTACCGCAATCTTCTACGGGCTGCTCAAGCGCGCCGGCGCCAATCTCCGGTTCTAA
- a CDS encoding TAXI family TRAP transporter solute-binding subunit, whose amino-acid sequence MIFQKLARIGAAAALVGALAVGISSAQDMQFFRIATGGTAGTYFPIGGLIANAISNPPGSRACDEGGSCGAPGLVATAVASNGSVANVNGIAGGSLESGFSQSDVAFWAHSGTGIFAEKGAVEKVRAIANLYPESIHLVARADAGIKSVADLKGKKVSLDEPGSGTLVDARLILEAYGLSESDVEAEFLKPNQAADLMRDGNMDAFFFVGGYPAGAITELATSLAITLVPVAGPEASDMLGKYKFFSKHVVPAGTYKGVDADTETVSVGAQWITSADQKDDLVYEITKALWNKNSRALLDAGHAKGKSITLETALDGIGIPLHPGAERFYKEAGELK is encoded by the coding sequence ATGATTTTTCAGAAACTGGCGCGCATTGGCGCTGCCGCAGCACTGGTCGGCGCGCTCGCCGTCGGCATTTCGAGCGCACAGGACATGCAGTTCTTCCGCATCGCCACCGGGGGCACCGCCGGAACCTATTTTCCGATCGGCGGCCTGATAGCCAACGCGATTTCCAACCCGCCCGGCTCGCGTGCCTGCGATGAAGGCGGCAGCTGCGGTGCGCCGGGTCTGGTCGCAACAGCTGTTGCCTCCAACGGATCGGTCGCCAATGTCAACGGCATTGCCGGCGGCTCGCTCGAATCCGGCTTCTCGCAGTCCGACGTCGCCTTCTGGGCCCACAGCGGCACCGGCATTTTTGCTGAAAAGGGCGCTGTGGAAAAGGTTCGCGCCATCGCCAATCTTTATCCCGAATCGATCCATCTCGTGGCCCGTGCGGACGCCGGCATCAAGTCGGTGGCCGATCTGAAGGGCAAAAAAGTGTCACTCGACGAGCCGGGTTCCGGCACCCTGGTCGATGCCCGACTGATCCTTGAAGCCTACGGCCTCTCGGAAAGCGATGTCGAAGCAGAATTCCTAAAACCTAACCAGGCAGCGGACCTGATGCGCGACGGAAATATGGATGCCTTCTTCTTCGTTGGCGGCTACCCGGCCGGCGCCATCACTGAACTGGCCACCTCACTTGCAATCACGCTTGTACCGGTTGCTGGCCCCGAAGCTTCAGACATGCTGGGCAAGTACAAGTTCTTCTCCAAACATGTCGTTCCGGCCGGCACCTACAAGGGCGTTGACGCCGACACCGAAACGGTGAGCGTTGGCGCACAGTGGATCACCAGCGCCGACCAGAAGGATGATCTCGTCTACGAAATCACCAAGGCGCTGTGGAACAAGAACTCGCGCGCGCTGCTCGATGCTGGCCATGCAAAAGGCAAGTCAATTACGCTCGAGACCGCACTTGACGGCATTGGCATTCCGCTGCATCCGGGTGCAGAGCGCTTCTATAAGGAAGCCGGCGAACTGAAGTAG
- a CDS encoding TRAP transporter permease, with amino-acid sequence MSQDTTGKSVEQIKALEEKFDPEVRFRPLQPATAWLTAILLFSLSLFHYYTAGFGLLREVTHRGVHMAFVLALIFLVFAATPSGQSKLYKSSLWRPGGIPLPDWIFAIAAAAAALYVPYVFHDLAFRIGNPLAIDVVMGTVMIVVLLEATRRSMGWPLPIIAILVMVYAVFGRHAPGLLVHPGASWPTVVNHLYLTSQGIYGLPVGVVATYVFHFVLFGVLATRMGLGKLFIDLASAVAGRYSGGPAKVSVLSSALLGSISGSSIANTVTTGSLTIPAMVRIGYPRHFAAAVEAAASTGGQITPPVMGAAAFLMVEFLGIPYTDILLAAMVPASMHFFGVLMQVHFEAKRQGLRGLSPEELPKAWQVLKQDWPVLAPLFILIAVLLNGNTPYLAAFWGITACMVIGVLNPRNRLMPRDIFDAFVTGAKYALAVGAAAATVGIVIGVVTLTGVSFKVSYIVTSTAATWASSIQPFIPFDVMSMANLTLLFTLILTALVCILMGCGIPTTANYLIMVTVAAPILVLLGVEPLVAHFFVFYYGVLADITPPVALAAYAAAGIANANPFKAGNTAFRLGIGKILVPFVFVFSPSMLLVVKDFSWASFVLATGGTVVGITALSAAFSAWMFGHIGWIGRTILILAAMLLVAPELYTTLIGLSAVVIVATWQWLNGNRTPVAQAG; translated from the coding sequence ATGAGCCAGGACACCACCGGAAAAAGCGTCGAGCAGATCAAAGCGCTCGAGGAGAAGTTCGATCCGGAGGTGCGTTTCCGGCCGCTGCAGCCTGCAACCGCTTGGCTTACCGCCATCCTTCTGTTTTCGCTGTCGCTTTTTCACTATTACACCGCAGGCTTCGGCCTGCTGCGCGAGGTCACCCATCGCGGCGTCCACATGGCCTTCGTGCTGGCGTTGATCTTCCTCGTCTTTGCTGCGACTCCTTCAGGCCAGAGCAAGCTTTACAAATCAAGCCTTTGGCGACCGGGCGGCATCCCTCTGCCCGACTGGATTTTTGCCATCGCCGCCGCCGCCGCGGCCCTCTACGTTCCTTATGTCTTCCACGACCTGGCGTTCCGCATCGGCAATCCGCTGGCCATCGATGTGGTAATGGGCACGGTCATGATTGTCGTGCTGCTTGAAGCGACGCGCCGCTCTATGGGCTGGCCGCTGCCGATCATTGCTATTCTAGTCATGGTCTACGCCGTCTTTGGTCGCCATGCGCCGGGACTGCTGGTTCATCCGGGCGCCAGCTGGCCGACCGTGGTCAACCATCTCTATTTGACCAGCCAGGGCATTTACGGCCTGCCGGTCGGCGTCGTCGCGACCTACGTGTTCCATTTCGTCCTGTTCGGTGTGCTCGCCACCCGGATGGGGCTAGGTAAACTGTTTATCGACCTTGCATCGGCAGTCGCCGGCCGTTATTCGGGCGGACCAGCCAAGGTCTCGGTGCTGTCTTCTGCACTGCTCGGCTCGATCTCTGGTTCCTCGATTGCCAATACGGTCACCACCGGTTCGCTGACGATCCCGGCTATGGTGCGTATCGGCTATCCACGCCATTTCGCAGCCGCCGTCGAGGCCGCTGCCAGCACCGGCGGCCAGATCACCCCGCCAGTGATGGGCGCCGCCGCCTTCCTGATGGTCGAGTTTCTGGGCATTCCCTATACCGACATTCTGCTGGCCGCGATGGTGCCGGCCTCGATGCACTTTTTCGGCGTTCTGATGCAGGTGCATTTCGAAGCTAAGCGTCAGGGCCTGCGCGGCCTGAGCCCCGAAGAGCTGCCCAAAGCCTGGCAGGTGTTGAAGCAGGACTGGCCGGTACTGGCACCCTTGTTCATCCTGATCGCCGTGCTGCTCAACGGTAACACGCCCTATCTGGCAGCTTTCTGGGGCATCACCGCCTGCATGGTGATCGGCGTTTTGAACCCGCGCAACCGGCTGATGCCGCGTGACATTTTCGATGCCTTCGTCACCGGCGCCAAATATGCGCTCGCCGTCGGCGCGGCGGCTGCAACAGTGGGTATCGTCATTGGTGTGGTGACGCTGACCGGAGTCAGCTTCAAGGTCTCCTATATCGTCACATCGACAGCCGCCACCTGGGCTTCGTCGATCCAGCCCTTCATTCCCTTCGACGTAATGTCGATGGCCAATCTGACGCTGCTGTTCACGCTGATCCTGACCGCTCTGGTCTGCATCCTCATGGGCTGCGGCATCCCGACCACAGCCAACTATCTGATCATGGTCACGGTCGCTGCACCCATTCTGGTGCTGCTCGGCGTCGAGCCGCTGGTGGCGCATTTCTTCGTCTTCTACTACGGCGTGCTGGCCGACATCACGCCACCCGTAGCACTCGCTGCCTACGCAGCGGCAGGCATCGCCAATGCCAACCCGTTCAAGGCCGGCAACACCGCCTTCAGGCTCGGCATCGGCAAGATCCTGGTACCCTTCGTATTCGTGTTCTCCCCCTCCATGCTCCTGGTAGTGAAGGACTTTTCGTGGGCAAGCTTTGTGCTGGCCACCGGCGGAACCGTGGTTGGCATTACCGCTTTGTCGGCAGCGTTTTCTGCCTGGATGTTCGGACATATTGGCTGGATCGGGCGCACCATCCTCATTCTCGCGGCGATGCTGCTGGTGGCACCTGAGCTTTATACCACTCTGATCGGGCTGAGTGCTGTCGTGATTGTTGCCACATGGCAATGGCTGAACGGCAACCGCACGCCGGTGGCGCAAGCGGGCTGA
- a CDS encoding 3-hydroxybutyrate dehydrogenase — MGILSSKNAVVTGSTSGIGLAIARAFAAEGANITLNGLSTPEEMEAERRAIETEFGVKCRFSDANMMNGEEVTAMVVEAEQAFGSVDVLVNNAGIQHVSPIESFPDDKWEAIIRINLMAAFYSIKAALPGMKERGWGRIINTSSAHALVASPFKSAYVAAKHGMTGLTKTVALEAATFGVTVNAIAPGYVWTPLVERQIPDTMKARNMTEEQVKHDVLLAAQPTKEFVTVEEVAGVAVFLCSDAAKQMTGTTLSVDGGWTAQ; from the coding sequence ATGGGTATCCTGTCCTCCAAGAACGCAGTCGTCACCGGCTCCACCAGCGGCATCGGGCTGGCCATCGCGCGCGCCTTCGCAGCCGAGGGTGCCAACATCACCCTGAACGGTCTGAGCACGCCAGAGGAAATGGAAGCCGAGCGCCGGGCTATTGAAACCGAATTCGGCGTAAAATGCCGATTTTCCGATGCCAACATGATGAATGGCGAAGAAGTGACCGCCATGGTTGTCGAGGCCGAGCAGGCATTTGGCAGCGTCGATGTACTGGTCAACAATGCCGGCATCCAGCACGTCTCGCCGATTGAAAGCTTTCCCGACGACAAGTGGGAAGCCATCATCCGCATCAACCTGATGGCCGCTTTCTATTCCATCAAAGCGGCGCTGCCCGGCATGAAGGAGCGCGGCTGGGGCCGCATCATCAATACTTCATCGGCGCATGCGCTGGTCGCCTCGCCGTTCAAATCGGCCTATGTGGCAGCCAAGCATGGCATGACCGGCCTGACCAAGACCGTGGCGCTTGAAGCAGCCACCTTTGGCGTCACCGTCAACGCGATCGCGCCGGGCTATGTCTGGACACCGCTGGTCGAACGCCAGATACCCGACACGATGAAGGCGCGCAACATGACCGAGGAACAGGTTAAGCACGACGTGCTTCTGGCCGCCCAGCCGACCAAGGAATTCGTCACCGTTGAAGAAGTTGCCGGCGTTGCCGTCTTCCTCTGCTCCGATGCGGCAAAACAGATGACCGGCACCACGCTCTCCGTCGACGGCGGCTGGACGGCGCAGTAA
- a CDS encoding DNA-3-methyladenine glycosylase yields MSALAAFFVRPAPHVAPELIGATLMVNGVGGVIVETEAYQSDDPAAHSFRGPTPRNKAMFGPPAHAYVYRSYGIHWCLNFVCMPGSAVLIRAVAPTVGLEDMVARRGSAAPRALCSGPGRLTQAMGVDLSMDGAPLDAPPFALTLAVDTKPLLTGPRIGISKAVELPWRFGLAGSEFLSRRF; encoded by the coding sequence ATGTCCGCTCTCGCCGCCTTCTTTGTACGTCCTGCTCCGCACGTAGCGCCGGAGCTCATTGGCGCCACGCTGATGGTCAACGGGGTTGGCGGTGTCATTGTCGAGACGGAGGCTTACCAGTCGGATGATCCGGCTGCGCACTCCTTTCGCGGTCCGACGCCGCGCAACAAGGCAATGTTCGGGCCGCCGGCGCACGCCTATGTCTACCGTTCCTACGGTATCCACTGGTGCCTCAATTTTGTCTGCATGCCGGGCAGCGCAGTGCTGATCCGTGCGGTGGCGCCGACAGTCGGGCTGGAGGATATGGTGGCGCGGCGCGGTTCGGCGGCACCCCGCGCCCTTTGTTCGGGGCCGGGGCGGCTGACACAGGCAATGGGCGTTGACCTTTCCATGGATGGCGCGCCGTTGGATGCGCCGCCCTTTGCGCTCACCCTAGCCGTCGACACAAAACCGCTGCTCACCGGTCCACGTATTGGCATCAGCAAGGCGGTCGAGTTGCCATGGCGGTTCGGGCTGGCGGGATCAGAATTTCTCTCGCGTCGGTTTTGA
- a CDS encoding F510_1955 family glycosylhydrolase: MRQFVGMITASLIVGLVIATGSAVGGEAVSVSRIKEQTHIHGLAVDRQDTEKLLIATHHGLFRTGPDGKAELISPVQDFMGFTPDPSDPSSLYASGHPAGGGNLGFIASTDNGVTWHQISPGANGPVDFHQMTVGAVNPKVVYGAYGALQISRDAGKTWSVVGPLPEKLIDLAVSAKNADTIFAATEAGLSISRDGGQSWETVINGTPVSLVEVAADGSVYAFVLGRGLVRSAEPEMDFKTISDAWGDRILLHLAVDPSDKNRMFAATHQGDILASVDGGAKWDELGR, from the coding sequence ATGAGACAGTTCGTGGGCATGATAACCGCGAGCCTGATCGTGGGCTTGGTGATTGCAACCGGTTCGGCGGTTGGAGGCGAGGCTGTCTCCGTCTCCCGGATCAAGGAACAAACCCACATTCACGGACTGGCAGTCGACAGACAGGATACAGAAAAGCTTCTGATTGCCACACACCATGGACTGTTCCGGACCGGACCGGACGGGAAGGCGGAGCTCATCTCGCCGGTGCAGGACTTCATGGGATTCACCCCGGACCCATCCGATCCAAGCTCGCTATATGCCAGCGGCCACCCTGCAGGCGGCGGCAACCTTGGCTTTATCGCTTCCACCGACAACGGCGTTACCTGGCATCAGATTTCGCCGGGAGCAAACGGGCCTGTCGATTTCCACCAAATGACTGTTGGTGCCGTAAATCCGAAGGTTGTCTACGGCGCCTATGGCGCGCTCCAGATCAGCCGGGACGCGGGAAAGACATGGTCGGTCGTGGGTCCCCTGCCGGAAAAGCTGATCGATCTCGCGGTATCGGCAAAGAACGCCGACACGATTTTCGCCGCCACGGAAGCAGGTCTATCCATCAGTCGCGACGGAGGCCAAAGCTGGGAGACGGTGATCAATGGCACGCCGGTCAGTCTCGTCGAGGTGGCGGCCGATGGTTCTGTATATGCCTTTGTGCTGGGACGTGGCCTTGTCCGATCTGCGGAACCGGAAATGGATTTCAAGACAATCTCCGATGCATGGGGCGATCGTATCCTGCTGCATCTTGCGGTCGACCCCTCCGATAAGAACAGAATGTTCGCTGCTACACATCAAGGCGACATCCTCGCCAGCGTCGACGGCGGAGCCAAATGGGATGAACTCGGCCGCTGA
- a CDS encoding c-type cytochrome: MRLLIAFVFLSTLCAAVFAASHIPANGIVGKRQNAMKQMARAVKTIADMFEGRLVYDAAEFKSAAETVRRQSGETLVKGFPAGSLGDPSDAKADIDTSRAEFIALAKHLEKFASALSVAADSAPDGITKSMRMGPGMMMDGSILGKKRAAKSVADVSTLPAEHVFHLMLQDCASCHARFRNKAK, from the coding sequence ATGAGGCTTCTGATCGCTTTCGTATTCCTGTCGACCTTGTGTGCTGCCGTATTCGCGGCCTCCCACATCCCCGCCAACGGTATTGTCGGGAAACGCCAGAATGCGATGAAACAAATGGCCCGGGCCGTCAAAACGATCGCGGATATGTTCGAAGGCAGGTTGGTTTACGACGCAGCGGAGTTCAAGTCCGCCGCCGAAACCGTCCGCCGTCAATCTGGAGAAACCCTAGTCAAGGGGTTCCCCGCTGGTTCGCTTGGAGACCCTTCCGACGCAAAGGCCGACATCGACACATCCCGTGCCGAATTCATCGCGCTTGCTAAACATCTCGAAAAGTTCGCTTCGGCCCTGTCCGTCGCTGCCGACAGCGCCCCGGACGGCATAACAAAAAGCATGAGGATGGGGCCAGGGATGATGATGGACGGCAGTATCCTTGGAAAAAAGCGAGCGGCCAAGTCTGTGGCTGATGTTTCCACGCTTCCGGCCGAACACGTCTTTCACCTGATGCTGCAGGACTGCGCAAGCTGCCACGCCAGGTTTCGCAACAAGGCGAAGTAA